One segment of Bdellovibrionota bacterium DNA contains the following:
- a CDS encoding DUF2442 domain-containing protein gives MSHPIYKVLSFEISGDYRLRVSFDDGTTQDVDLSNVLFGDLYGPLRDLAVFRSVRVDPEVKTLVWPNGADFDPAMLHDWPKYKKAFADRALKWK, from the coding sequence ATGAGTCACCCTATTTATAAGGTTCTATCTTTCGAGATTAGCGGGGACTATCGCCTTCGTGTTTCATTTGACGATGGGACCACGCAGGATGTCGATCTGAGCAATGTCCTGTTCGGGGACCTATACGGCCCTCTTCGGGATTTGGCGGTCTTTCGATCCGTTCGAGTCGACCCTGAAGTCAAGACCTTAGTCTGGCCGAATGGCGCAGATTTCGACCCGGCAATGCTGCACGATTGGCCGAAGTACAAAAAAGCCTTCGCCGACCGAGCTTTGAAATGGAAATAG